The Erythrolamprus reginae isolate rEryReg1 chromosome 6, rEryReg1.hap1, whole genome shotgun sequence DNA segment TTTTCAGCCTCCGAAGGGCCTCCGGGGTGTGTGGGAGGGGGCTTCTTTCCTCCGCAGGCTCCAAGAAAGAGTCCTATTGGAGATGGGTGGCagataaattcaattaaataaataatataaataaataaaatccaggcTATCCGGCAGCCTCCGTAGGACCCCCGGGGGTGAGTTGGGGAGGGCGTTTCACCCTCCATGAAAGAAAACCTCTGAAGTCAGGAAAGAGGACAGCGGGATAGTGGGGGTCACATGTGGGGGAAACAGGGCAGCTTGGAGGACAGGGGGTTTGCACATGCATGCGTAGAGggcagggggcattgaattatggatgtgggcagcaGTAGCCAGTTGCAGCCGGTACGGGGCAATACAGCATCCCTGTAGCAAAAATTGAGATGCgggtgcagctccagctgaccggcggtCGGGCGCATGCATCAATGTGAGAttccgcttctgtgcatgcgccggaagtgaaatcttgcatgaggatgtgCGAATGAGCGAGATTGCGGTGATTTTGGtatgtttatttcttttatttttttgcttataatttgtatcttttgtatttgtattctattttgtaagccaccttgagtccttcgggattgggcagcatagaagtcgaataaataaatgaataaatgaataaacaaataaatgaataaacgaataaatgaatgaatgaataaatgaataaacgaatgaacgaatagatgaatgaatgaatgaatgaataaatgaatgaatgaatgaatgaataaaggaatgattaaataaattaacaaatgaatgaatgaatgaataaaggaatgaatgaattaacgaatgaataaatgaacgaatgaataaatgaacgaatgaataaatgaataaatgaataactgattgaatgaatgaataattgaataaatgaataaagaaataaacaaataaacaaataaacaaatgaaagaaagaaagaatgaataaatgaatttttgccaatatttcagtaaaaattaacaaaatcacACTCACGCGTGAGTCCTCGTATAAGATTTCACTtctggtgcatgtgcagaagccgaatcttgtgcCCATGCCCGCACACCCACTCTGTTCACCAGGAACGTTTGGGTAGCACCGGTGATGGGGACCCCTTCACAGGTGGGCACGTGCAATAGTTTGCAATAGCATGTGCATGcttgctttcggcacctgagggaaaaaaaggttcgccaccactgggcTAGGAGAAGGGAGGCCAGAGAATGGAAGGAGGGGCTGCAGGAGGAAGTTGAATTTGGTGTCCGGTTGTTAATGTTTCTTGTTaccttaagggtttttttttaatctgcacttcatatctcctgctctgtgctgtgtgctgttGTTCGGTGCAACCCCCCCTACTCTGAGGTGACCAGAATTTCACATTGGTAAAGCGTGACGCCATTGATAGGGGTGGTGGTGTTGGGCTCCTTGATTAAAAGTttggtctatgaaataaataaatatataaattacctaaattatctgagaggagtcaggctattctccacaGCCCCTGAGGGCAAGATAAGAAGCAATctgtggaaactaaacagggagagaagcaacttaaaactaaagagaaacttcctgacagttagagcaatgaatgaatctgtggaacagcctgccaccagaagttgtgaatgctccaacaatggaagttcttaagaagatgttgaagtaGGGTAGGGCTTCCTtccggtcccttccaacacaaactataataGGACTTGTAATCCATCCTTCTGCTCAAGGCAGGAAACTTTACATCATTCCAAGTAGTTTTCATTCAATATGATTCTGGGGGGAGGAAACTTGGCTACttattatgtatttgtttgtttctttattacatttatatactgCCCATCACCTTAATAAGGCCATGTACCCAGGCTTGGGGGTCTGGATATGTTGGAGAGTATCATTTCTTGGTGTTACGGATATTAATTATGATAATATTTCTCAGCTgctgcatatatttatttttatacagtTTTTAACTGTTGCAAATGTTTTACAATTGTTCCCTGCCCAGAGGCACTGGGTTCAGATGATCAGCTATAGAAAatgaattatttaatttataattaattaattaagttcaTATAGTTTttaaagtgcttttttttttttgaaatgttCACTGCCAAGAGTCACTGGATTGAGATAGATTGCGATAGAAATGGATTAAATgacttctaaataaataaataaatttctttggCACATTCAGTATCCACAACCACCATGTACTAGGGAtcagtggtggaattcaattttttaaaatattggttctctgggtgtggcttggtcaGCAGAGGTATaccgcaaaatctccatttcctccctgtTAATGTacgagcagagtaatccttgtttaccaaggttgtgcacacagagaaatgtttagattgagattagttgtgaataactactcaacCACACACCGTTATGCTAACATGAATTAAAGTTTGCTTTGAGAAATAACgttttcagataaacagtctaaagttatACACACAATAAGTCTTAATAActatccaaatattaccaagttcatagtctttcttaccagttttcTTTGTCGTAATCAGCAAACAAATATATCAAGTCTAATCACATTTTAGCTGATATGCATggctacaatacagagagattgcagagctaacctGACAGtaagtagccattaacagtgagaagcttagacaaagagaaacagagagagcgactcagagaaataagctataaactctagctccctcttgtggcagtctgcaacacctgcagccaatatattgccaaactAACAGTTATGGACGGAGGCCTAACCCTCCCAAATACACTGGGActtgggagggaggcagagaatagatgggggcaggactATTCAGATgtgatatttactggttctccaaactactgaaCATTTCTGCTATAGGTTCTCCAGAACTATTCAGAACCTCAGCTAAAGATGTATTTCAAGACAAGATTTCTAGCCTTTTAGATAGATTATACAAATATGGTTGTTTACTAATTGGGTTTCTAGGCTGCCCCTCCCTGAAAACTTTGTACAGCTCACAACagataaaaacagtaaattacaatagtgttaatccaattaaattaagaattaaatagctatctaaattcccaaatattaaaatcaatcacacccattcgtacaacAGTCATAcaaacattcgttggccaggggccaagatctaattggcccaagactgacaacataaatgagtcttaagactcttgcagaaggtgaggaggatgggggcagtacgaatctcctggggaagctgattccagagggccggggcccccccggagaaggctcttccggaAACATTGtccagttcagtgtttcccaaacttggccagttgaagtccagatatcttcaagtggccaaggttgggaaacactggtctagttgacaggacctggaaaaggctaactctgtgattatgtgacaaaaatatttttttaaaggttttacaGAAATCCCATTTATATAACCCACTAGTTTCTTTCCAAACAGGGTAAGCACTGAAGACACCTATCCAAGGATGTTCTTCTCAGAGCTCTTTCCTTTCCAATGAGGTTTGGCTTCTCTTGTCCCCAAGCAATTCGCAGATGACAGATAGCTTGGTCCCAGTGGATCCCTGCTGCTTTTACTCCCTGTAGGATCCCAAGCAGGAATATTCTCCACACAACCAAGACACGGTTTTCCCACGAGCCCCACCTTCCACGGATAACGCGGGCACTGGGAGTGGCAATTCTGTTGGGATAATGAGCTTCTGAACACCTTCCTTTCTCCACTGTGGGCAGAGTTTTGTCTCAACTATCACCATTCTCATTGCATCTGAATCCAAGGAAAACCTGGGGAGAGGTTGACTCTGCTTCCACCAGGGCTGATTTTCTGGAGGTGGATAACAGGTCAAGGTGAGCTGCTTTGAGGTCCATGCAGCATCTCCGTCTGAGAAGGCATTGCTGCAAGGAGAGCTCGACtttgggagagagaaggaagtgcGTGACCAGGAATGCAACATTCAACCCTTTTAGGAGATCTCAAAGAACCTATCCTCTCAGATAGCAAGAAGCTCCAGATAGTACATGAGTTTGAAATTCAAGGCTGCTTTTAGGCTTGTCGGAGGAAATTTGGAAGATGACACACCTTCCTAAGTgaagccttctatccttccaaggtgggcaaaatgaggacccagattgtttggggcaattattctgactctgtaaactgcttagagggagcTGTACagcactgtatataagtctaagtgccattgcttgCTAAAGTCAGATCTACTAAAATATCTCTACAACTGAGGCTACTTTCTCCTTCTGATTCCAACATCTTTTCATCCAATTTGCAGACATCTTCTGGAATCCTGAAAGACAGTAGAAGCTTATTATCCTCCTTAAAACTGCATTTATCTCAGGTAATACCATACGCTGACCTAATTGGACCTTCATATGAGGTGGGAAAACATTACACAAATACATTTAAAGCTCTAAAAAGAAGGGTAGATAAATGTGTTCTATGTTGAAGCCCAGAGCAAGTCAAGCACATTTGTAGGTCTCCAATGAAGATTGACAGGATGTCCAAAGGGATCATAGTATGGCTGGATTGTAAATGATCCTTGATTCTTCCAAAGAAATTATGTCTTGAATCCTTAGCATATCCTCTTATAGTACAGAAAAGATATGTctattttttctttatctctccctctcacaTCTATCTTCTTTCTCTGTATTGGAGAGGCAGGTTTAGACATAATAACTGTCAGGAAGTGTTTCTccccatccaaccatccatccatccatccatccatccatccatccatccatccatccacccacacgcccatccatccatccttccatacacacacacacattgatcCACCAACTCATCCGTCCGTGCATCTAAccctccacccatccatccactcaATAGCCTGTCAACTCATCCTtgtatccatccatgcatccaacCAGCCAGCCTGATGTCCAAAGTGGTGGCATGGCTGGATTGTAAATGATCTTTGATCCTCTCATTGACTGAGAGAGTTGATGGTCCTCACTGAAATTAAAAGGGCAAAGAACTCAAGCAAAGGAAATGTGGCAGGCTTTGAGTCAACTGGTCCttcttcatgctgctctcagcTTCAACAAGATGCTTTAAAAGGATCCAAGGGATTGGACAGTGTAGGAAATACACAGATGGTCAACCTGGAAGCTTCTGTGCAGCACTTGGCATTGATTGTTGGTGCCTGTTGGAAGAAGATCAGTTGCCAGGGAAAGGACAAGGTCCCGTGGGAAAATCAAAGGTGTCACGTTAGAATGTCCTTTTCTAAGCTGGTGAACTCCTGAAGGGTTGCAGGAAGATCTTCTCATCCAGCTGAGAGTTGTAGAATTGAACCTTTGGGGGGTGGCAGGTGTGGTGGTACATGGGGATGAATGTGGGAgatgggaggaaaagagggactAGAGCCTTCAACTCTATGGCAGACAGAGAAAGAAGCTCCAAAGAAACAACTTCTCAGGCTATGAAAAGAGGCAggatttgtactttcagacttgcaagattctattaatgtAACAATGAAGTTGAATGAGATCCTCTGGTCTTGGTTCCTGTCTGGTCTGGAGAGAAAGACTGACAGCAGGGCTGAAGGACTGTCACTTCCTCAGCAGAGTTTCTTGTGGCTTCTTCTTCAAATAAGACACCAGACCTCATTATGCTTCTGATGTCAAAACTTTGGAGGAGGTGTTTGCTCCTCAGGGTTTATATGCTGAATGCTCCAGAAAAGCAGGGGGAGAATTAAGCTCTCCTCCTCCAGCTACACATTCCCACATTAATTCATCTCACCCTGTGGGTGGTTCTCATTCCAAATACCACAAGCCCCCCCATTCTGCTTTATGTAGAAGACCTCACTTTCATTTCATCCCCACAATTCCAGCCTGAGTCCTCAAATAATTACGTGTtatttttccatccattttttcagGGTCTGTTGCCACTCGTTGGTTTCTTCAGAAGCATTTTTTTATGACTCTTCCCAGGTGACTATTTTTCTCCTCATGGATTCCCACAACCAAACCCAGGAGATGGAATTTAACTTACTGGCATTCTCCATATTCCAGAGACACCACATGCaatttttctttctgttcctGGCTGTCTATTTGGTCACTTTGCTGGGCAACTTCATGATCATCACCTTGGTTCTCCTGGATTCCCGTCTCCACACCCCCATGTACTTCTTCCTCAGCCAGCTCTCCTGCTTGGATATCTGCCTTTCTTCGGTGGTGGTGCCAAAGATCCTGGTGAACCTCATCTGCCAACAATACAACATCTCCTACAAGCAGTGCCTGGCACAAGCCTTCTTCTTGATTGGGTTTGGGGGATGTGAGCCAGCATTACTGGCCATCATGGCCTATGACCGCTATGCTGCCATCTGCCAACCTTTGCACTATGCCCATCTGATGAGGAGACGGTTGTGTGTCCAGCTGTCTGTGGCCATttggctctggggcttcctggACTCAACTATCTATGCTGCTCTGGCCTCCAAGTTGTATTTCTGTGGAAACCACCAGATTTTTCATATCTGGTGTGACATTCCCCCACTGCTGAAACTTGCCTGCAGTGATATCCAGATCAACAAATTGGCCAATCACATCACCAGCTTCCTGGTTGGACTTGGTCCCTTCCTCTTCATCATCCTGTCCTATTTCTGCATTTTGGCCTCCATTGTCCGGATTCCTTCCAATACCGGCAGACGCAAAGCCTTCTCCACTTGTGCATCACACATGGCTGTGGTAACTCTTTATATCGGAAACGGGTTTCTGAATTACAACCAGCCAAGTTCTGGCTACTCCTTACAAGGCGACACCCTGATTTCCATCATGTTTTGTGTGGTCACTCCGATGTTGAACCCCTTAATCTACAGCCTCCGCAACAAGGAGGTGAAGGAGGCCAGGAGGAAAGTTTTTAATGGCTGGAGGGCAGCATTCCCTTCATTTTGAGGTGCCTTTCTCTAAGTAGGATGGAGCTAGTCTCCAAGCGTATGGGTTAAGGACTGCCCAGTGATGTTTAGGACTGAATCAAGGTTATAAAACTCCAATTGGACagcagtgtcgactgacaacgagtcagtcgaggtgactggggcccatctttttccatctgtctgggaggagtttgacctggtgacacctgatgaagtgcacaaggccattggagctgtgagttccaccacctgtttactgaatCTGTgttcctcctggttggtctcggccagcagggaggtgacacggagctgggtccaggagattgtcaattctTCTTTGGGGAGGGAGTCCTTCCTGGCACCCTACAAGAAGGCACTTggctgccccctcctcaagaagccttccctggacccagctgtgctcagCAACtaccgcccagtctccaaccttccctttatggggaaggttgtcgagtagatggtgtcactccagctccaacgatccttggaagaagccgattatctaggccctcaacagtcaggattcaggcccagctaaagcatggaaactttggtcacgctgatggatgatctctggcgggcccgggacaggggtttgtcctctgttctggtgcttcttgacctctcagcggcttttgataccattgcccatggtatccttctgtgcaggctggaggggttgggagtgggagacactgttctccagtgattctcctcctacctctccggtcggtcgcagtcagtgttagtggggggccagaggtagacctctaggtctctcccttgtggggtgcctcaggggtcggtcctatcccccctgctatttaatatctacatgaaaccactgggtgagatcatccaagggcatggggtgaggtatcaatagtatgctgatgatacccagttatacatctccaccctatgtccagtcaccgaagcagtggaagtcatgtgccggtgcctggaggctgttgcagtctggatgggtttcaacaggctcaaactcaaccctgacaagacagagtggctgtgggtcttgcctcccaaggacaatcacatctatccatccattaccctgggaggtattgaccccctcggagagggtccacaacttgggcatcctccttgatccacagctaacattagagcaacatctttcagctgtggcgaggaggacatttgcccaggttcgcctggtgcatcagttgcggccctatttggacagggagtcattgctcacagtcactcacgccctcatcacctcgaggtttgactaccgcaatgctctctacatggggctacctttgaaaagtgtttggatgcttcagatcgtgcagaatgcagctgcgagagcaaacatgggcttccctaggtatgcccatgttacaccaacactccgcagtctgtattgattgccgatcagtttccagtcacaattcaatgttttggttatgacctataaagcccctcatggcatcggaccagaatatctctgggaccgccttctgccgcatgaatcccagtggccaatctggtcccacagagtgggtcttctccgggtcccgccgactaaatttagctttttatctaatattggatttatattctgtatattatattatagttgttgtcagctgccccgagtcttcggagaggggtggcatacaaatctaattaataataataataataataataataataataataataataataataacaacaacaacaacaacaataacaacaacaacaacaacaacaataataataataggatctgACCCCCATTGTTACCCCCTCTTTGATCCAGTCCATGACAAACAGGATGTGTGCTTCTCCTTCATTgaacataagaagaacataagaacctaataagagccctgctgaagcaggccaaagcccatcgagtccagcattctgtgtcacacagtggcccaccaattgttcatggggatcttgagcagaaggagaaggcaagtccctccctttcccttgacccccaacaaatgggaccccagggaatcctgcctgcctccacccacATAGAGACAGCACTtgaacatccgtttcaataaccatctatatgcttggcatccatgaatctgtctaatcctgccttgaagctctccaggctgacagctgtcatgacctcttccggaagtgaattccatcaaccaatgaccctctgggtgaagaaacatttcccttgatttgtcctcactttcttacctatgagctttagggagtgctgcCTTGtcccagtattgtgtgatagagaaaagatctTATCCACTTCGATcaatcaccccttaaacaccatctttcaaggctgaagagaccaagtcgTTGTAACCTGGTtttataagggaggggctccatttccttgatcattcttgttgccctttttttgcaccttttccagttccattctctcctccttgaggtgcggtgtccagaactgtacacaggactccaaatgtggactcaccatcgatttgtacagaggcaatacaacgcttgccgacctattttcgattcccttcctaatcaggccaagcgtggaatttgctttttttaatgtgcttttttacacttacagatgccatttcgaaacacagcggcagctacactatctgtctgaagaaatgaaaAGTTTATAcccgcactcctgacaattccaataatgtatatctaaagtttcacatttgtaccattactggaggaagaagagagaaaaattaagagACTTGAAGAGTTTTCTGCCAAAAAGGAATTTCACACAAGAACTTCTTTGATGATTAAAGAAACTAAAGATACAAGGAGAGTTGGGGGAGCCAGCTAATTAATACAGGAATGGCACTGATTAAATCTGAAAGCGACAGCTAAAACCTCTGCTGTCTTCAGTGGATTGTTGGATGACCTTTGGGTTTGGCCTTTGGGTATAAAGGACTTAAAGATTTAAAATTTCACACTTTCTCCTGGAAAATAACTATAAAGCAACTTGCATTTGTGGTGGTGCAATCCCCTGGGGGACTGGCTGACTTGATGGTACCTGCTTGTTTGGCCAGAAGCTGTTTTTCTAGCCTGACCTTGGAAAAAAGAACTAGCCTGAATGTTGATGTTCTCTTTTTAACAGCTGATAAGGAAGAAACGAAAGTAAAACATTGATTTTGCCCTTTGAATGAACtctttggaaaaaataatatacatttgGAAAAGAATTGAGGGAAGTGATGTGTTAGGCTATTTGGGAAGGCCATTTTGTGTCAGATAGCTGGAACAGAAATATTAATGATGAAATTTAATTACATGACATTTGGTTCAACTGGATGACAAAACTAGAATAGTATGTGGGGGGAGTGGGGATCAACTATTTACCaacaaaatatttgtattttattgtactaAAATAAAAGATATACTGCATTGATGAATatatgtggagagagagagagaaaaaaatcttcaCTCTGTCCTCATTGAATTTTGATTTACCTTTTAAGATCAAAGCCTTCCAATGTTAATATTCTGTGATTTTTAGGACTATCCATTCTTTTAACCATTTCAATACTGTAGCTTGATAGTAAAATTCCAGATTTGGGAGGCAAAAGCCCCCTCTCTTTCCATAGTCCTGCAAAAGCTTTAATTTGATCATTACCTTTTTTTTTCTAAACCAAATAAATTTGCGGATTTTCTTGTTAAGATTAGTAAAGAAAAGTTTGTTAAGTTTTATTGGTGCAGTTTGAAATAGCTATAATAATAATCTGGGAAATACGTTGCTTTTGATTACAGCTATTTTCCCCATTAATGAAAGTTGCAGATCTGAccatctgtctagatcttttggGATATTCTGAACTAATTTTTCATAATTATCTTTCTTAAGTGTACTGCAATTAGCCGTAATTCATAAGCCAAGGTCCTCTCAGTTTTTCACCGATCATGACTGGTCAGAAAAACCCCTTCCAGCCCCATGGAACCCACCAGATATCAAACAATTATTTCTGCTCTGATAAAAATAAACGGAGATAGTCATGCTGAGACTGAATTTATTTGAACTTCTGGCCGGTCAAGGTGAGCAAAACCAGATCCAAGCGAGAGAAATCAACCATTAAGCGAAGGGATGGAAAGCAGAGATTATGGGTGGGCTTCCTTGCTTCTCCAGGTTCCTCCAGGCGCTTCAGCCACtccagagcaggaggaggagaacttGCATCAGCATCTGCACTGGCAGAGGAACGGACGTTCGGACACACAATTCTCATCGTTCCAGTTGTTATAACCTGGGCAGAAGAAGGAGGGATTTTTCAGGATGGATCCCATCCGAGTCCTAAGGAAGCATTTTCATGGCTCCTCCCACCTTTGCAGAGGGGCCTGAAGGCACCACTGGCTAAAATAGCATTGAGGTCGGGGGTGAGTGGGTTgtgattttttcccttttgccAAAGAGTGCATGTTCCAAGAAGGCTCAAATGGCCCCCCTCTACCCTTGGAAGCACATGCTCAACTCCCTTCCCTCCACCTTGGCTTACCTGAGCCGTCCCAAAGCTCAACACAATCTTCATTGTTCCCACTGTTGTTGGGCTCTCCTGGGTTCCACTTCAGGTGGCTGTTTCTGGATCTGTCTGTCCACTCCCAAGTGCGTTGCTGTAATGACAAGGAAGGGCCCTTAATCAACTGAGGAAGGGACTCTGGTGCTGCAGGACCCAAGTAGAGTGGGAACGGTTGGCAAGAATAGAAGattgaaacagaagattgacaacagaaaaagacctcctggtccatctagtctgcccttatgctatttcctgtattttatcttaggatggatctatgtttatcccaggcatgtttaaattcagttactgtggtttcaccaaccacgtctgttggaagtttgttgcgctctatacagcgggatcactgtctccctctttctgcttgttatacctctagctatgcagccaagcactctacttgctttccctaccgcctgatcacAATGTTCACCcactaccccaaatccttctcttctgaagtttttgctaacacagaactgccaacacagtactcagattgaggattccttttccccaagtgcattattttacatttggaaacattaaactgcagtttccattgctttgaccacttatctattaaagctaaatcatttgccatattacagatgcctccaggaatatcaacctagttctggagacctcacctacaaaaagaatcAGACCAATTatctctccctctgcctctccctttccctccttctccccttctctccatctgcctctctctcctcactctcttcctctttctctctctctccctccccctctctctccctattttcctctctctccacctttctctccatctccatctccacttctccctccctccctctcttccactctttctccctctctctccccattccttttctccctctttctttctctatctagaTGATCTTAGTTGATCTGGAACAACTATTCA contains these protein-coding regions:
- the LOC139169172 gene encoding olfactory receptor 5V1-like; amino-acid sequence: MDSHNQTQEMEFNLLAFSIFQRHHMQFFFLFLAVYLVTLLGNFMIITLVLLDSRLHTPMYFFLSQLSCLDICLSSVVVPKILVNLICQQYNISYKQCLAQAFFLIGFGGCEPALLAIMAYDRYAAICQPLHYAHLMRRRLCVQLSVAIWLWGFLDSTIYAALASKLYFCGNHQIFHIWCDIPPLLKLACSDIQINKLANHITSFLVGLGPFLFIILSYFCILASIVRIPSNTGRRKAFSTCASHMAVVTLYIGNGFLNYNQPSSGYSLQGDTLISIMFCVVTPMLNPLIYSLRNKEVKEARRKVFNGWRAAFPSF